The genome window CTATTTTTCCTTCGCTCTTCCCAAAACCTCTATAATCCAAGATAAAAATATCATATCCTAAATCTGTGTAAATAGATGCTATATCTCCCCAAGTATCTAATGACCCCGAATTTCCATGCAAATAAAAAACAATTCCCTTAGATTCTTTTGCTTTAAATAATAATCCATTTAACTTTTTACCATCAAAAGATTTTACATTTATTTCTTCAAATTCTTGTTGGTATTGGAACTTATAATTTTCAGGTAATTTAGAACCAGCAAAAATTATTTCTTCCTGATTAAAATAAATATAAGAGACAAAAAAGATATAAATTACCGCAATCACGCTAAAAGTTACTATCAATACAAATCTAATCGTTTTCAATATCTCCATATACCATTTTAGTTACCGCCCTAAATAGCTTATGACCTTACTATTTACATATAAAACTTGAATGATAATCTCTATTCTTCTTCATTATCATCAATTTCCTCATCTTCTTCTTCAAAATCATCAATATCATGAAATACAGATTCCTCCTCATCGAAATCATCTTCATCTTCGTCATATTCCTCTTCAAAATCAAAAACATAAGGCTCAACCAGCATTTTTTCGGCCAAAATTTCAATTCTTTCCGTTAACTGATCGGTAAAAATGATACGCTGCGTTTTGGCAATGCTATTTGATATCCGCATTATTTTTGGTTCATGGCGGAGTTTCAAAATAGAATCGGCATCATCAAGTATAAACATTCTTAATCGGTTTACATTATAACCGGCAGTAGAAAACATATCACTTAATTTAGCAGGAGTTCCTATAAGCACATCAATCCCTGCTGAAATATAGTTTTTATCATAATCCATATCTCCTTTTTCATGAACACCATAAACTCTCAAATTAGTGAATTTTCCAAGATTTTCAAAAAGCTCTTCCATTGCGAGAACCTTAGCTTTATCTTCTACAATAATTAAAGCACGAGGCGACTCTTCACCTTCACAAACCAGCTGCTGGATAACATTCAATACAATAGTTGTTGATTTTCCTGAACCCTTTGAAGAAACAATAATTGCATCTGCACCGCTTTTTATAGTTGAAAAAGTTTCTTTCTGCATATCGTTTGCTTCTGTGAGCCCGCTATCGATTAAGGCTTCCTGCAATACTTGGTTTATTTTTTTTAATTTCATTTTTTTTATGCTATAAGCTTTAGGCATTAAGCCGTAAGCAAATTGATTATTCGTATTTTTTCAGCTTTTGCTTAGAGCATAACGCCTAAAGCTTATAGCTTTCTATTTATTTGCTTGCGAAAGCGTTAACATCACTTTCAGAAATTTCGTTTCCTCCAAGGATTATCAAGCGTTCAATCACGTTTCTTAATTCACGAATATTACCTGTCCAGTCGTATTCCTGCAGCTGACGGACTGCATCGGCAGAGAAGTGTTTAACTGCATTTCCCTGTTCACCGGCAATTTTGGAAGCAAAATGCTCTATCAGTGCCGGAATATCAGCCCTTCTGTCATTTAAGGAAGGCACTTTAATGAGAATAACTGCCAAACGATGATATAAATCTTCTCTAAATCGGCCTTCTGCTATTTCAACTTTTAAATCTTTATTGGTGGCAGCAATCACACGGACATCAATTTTTATATCGCTGTCAGCTCCCACGCGTGTAATGATTCCTTCCTGCAAAGCCCTCAGAACTTTGGCCTGAGCCGACAGACTCATATCACCAATTTCATCTAAGAAAATAGTTCCTTTGTTTGCTGCTTCAAATTTCCCAGCACGATCTTTCACTGCCGATGTAAAAGCACCTTTTACATGCCCGAACAATTCGCTTTCAATCAATTCACTAGGTATCGCAGCACAATTCACTTCGACCATAGGAGCAGCAGAACGTTCACTTTTATCGTGCAGCTGATGAGCGACTAATTCCTTTCCTGTTCCATTTGGTCCGGTAATCAAAACTCTTGCATCGGTGGGAGCGACTTTATCAATCATTATTTTTACTAGATTGATAGGTTCGCAGTCTCCAATTATTTCGTATTTTTTACTGACTTTCTTTTTTAAAATTTTATTTTCGACAGCCAGTTTTTTCCTGTCCAAAGCATTTCGGACTGTATTCAGCAGGCGGTTTAAATCCGGCGGTTTTGAGATATAGTCAAATGCCCCAAGGCGCATCGTATTAATCGCCGTTTCCATATCTCCATGACCTGAAATCATTACGATAGGAACTTCAGTATCAATCTTTTTTACCGCTTCCAGCAATTCTACGCCGTCCATTTTTGGCATTTTTATGTCGCATAAAACCAAATCATAGTCGTTTTCTTTTATTTTTCCAAACCCTATAACACCATCTTCGGCGACATCAACTTCATAAGACTCATTTTCTTCACAGAGTATTTTGGCTAACACTCTCCTGATTGCTTCTTCGTCTTCAATAATCAGTATTTTACTCATATTTTTTAAGTTTCTGAGTTTCTAAGCTTCTAAGTTTCTAAGCTTTTCCCAAAAACTTAGCAACTTATCAACTTAGCCACTTTTTTTTAAAAATACACTCAAATTCTAAGCTTTCCATTAATCTATAAAACTAAAAAACTTAGCAACTCAGCTACTTAGTAACTTAGCAGCTTCTAATATTTAAGCCATTTATATAACTCTTTCCAGCTTGGTTTTTTGCCATACATCAAAATTCCAACACGGTAAATCTTGGCAGCAAACCAAACCACGCCAAAAAATGTACCGAATAACAAAGATACGGAAATTGCAATCTGCCACCATGGCACACCAAAAGGAATACGCATCAGCATCACTATAGGAGATGTCAGAGGAATCATTGAAAAAACCACGGCAACTGTCCCGTGAGGATTATTTATTACTGTAAAAAAACCAATATAAACACTCAGCATCAACGGCATTATAATCGGTAAAAGGAACTGCTGTGAATCTGTCTGATTATCAACTGCGGCACCAATCGCTGCGTAAAAAGAACTATACAAAAAATAACCTCCAATAAAATACACAACAAAACCAATCAGGATGCCGGCAATAGGAAGATTCCATATTTCTTTAATATACATTTGGGCAGTACCGGTCAATTCCTGTTGTGCTGCGTGCATGATTTCTGGAGAAACCCTAGATGTGGGACCAATATTTACTCCAAAAAAAGCCGAAGCTGCAAACATTAATGACAAACCAATTACAGTCCAAATCAAAAACTGCAGTAATCCAGCCAATGAAGTTCCTATTATTTTTCCCATCATCAATTGGAAAGGTTTAACCGAAGATATTATAATTTCAACAATACGGTTGGTTTTCTCTTCGATCACGCTCCGCATCACCATATTCCCATAAATAATAATAAACATCATAATAAGATAACCAAAAGCCCCTCCTATTCCAATTTTAATTTCATTAAGTCCTCTAAGACTTTCTTCGCCAGAGGCTTTTGATAATTTAAAAACCACTTGAGCTTTGGCTTTTCTAATTGCTAAAGTATCCAAATGTGCTAATTCCAGATTATTCTTGGTTAACTTGTCTGCAATAATTCCTTGTGTACTTTCGATAAAGCCAATACTTGGGCTTTCATTAGAAACCAGCTGAATTTTAGTTTCCAGCTCTTTGCTATTAACCGTTTTAGGAACATACAGCAAGGCTTCAAAATTTTCTTTAACAATACTGTCTTTCAAAAACTGGATGTCTATTTTAGATAAATCCAAGTATTTATAATCACCATTTTTATTATTTAATGCCATAAACTCATTAACAAACAAACCCGATTCGTCATGAATCGCAATAAGTTTAGTATCTGGCTTCATGGAACTTAAATACGTAATAAAAGCAGTAATTGCAACAAACAGCAAAGGACTTAAAAATGTCATCACAATAAACGACTTATTGCGTACCTTGGCTATAAACTCTCTTTTTATAATTAATGATATAATACTCATTTTTGATTTACGATTTATGGTATACGAATTACGATATTCTCATATACGATTTACGATGTTGGAAATACGAAGTATGATTCGTGATTTTAATTTTTCTAATATTTGATTAAACAAAATACTATTTCAAAAATCAAACATCCTCAATTCCATATCCTATATCAAATATCTTACCTCGTATATTATTTACTAACTGTCTGGATAAAAATATCATTCACACTAGGGATTTTTTCGACAAAATGGGTTACTTGTCCGCGTTGTGTCAAGACATGCAGCAGCTCATTTGGTGAAGCATTTCCAATTTGAATTTCTAATTTTATTTCATCGTTTAATGATTTAAAATTTGCCGACCCAACCTTAAATTTCTGAGTAATATCAAACATCAGACCTTCCACATTGTCTGACAATATACCTACTTCAAAACTATTGGTTTTGAATTGTCTTTTTACATCAATCAGCTTGCCTTCAATCAGCTTGTTCGATTTATGAATCAGTGCAATATGATCGCACAGTTCCTCTACGCTTTCCATTCTGTGGGTCGAAAAAATAATCGTTGCTCCATCTTCTTTCAATGCTAAAATCTCGTCTTTAATCACATTGGCATTTACTGGATCAAAACCAGAAAAAGGCTCATCAAAAATCAACAATTTAGGTTTGTGCAGAACGCAGACCACAAACTGAATTTTCTGCGCCATTCCTTTTGAAAGTTCTTGAATTTTCTTGTTCCACCATCCCTGAATTCCAAGACGGTCAAACCAATATTCAAGCTGTTTTTTGGCCTCAGCCTTAGACAATCCTTTCATTTGTGCCAAATACAGGCACTGCTCCCCGACTTTCATAGTGCTGTATAAACCTCTCTCTTCGGGAAGATAACCAATATGCT of Flavobacterium marginilacus contains these proteins:
- a CDS encoding sigma-54-dependent transcriptional regulator; this encodes MSKILIIEDEEAIRRVLAKILCEENESYEVDVAEDGVIGFGKIKENDYDLVLCDIKMPKMDGVELLEAVKKIDTEVPIVMISGHGDMETAINTMRLGAFDYISKPPDLNRLLNTVRNALDRKKLAVENKILKKKVSKKYEIIGDCEPINLVKIMIDKVAPTDARVLITGPNGTGKELVAHQLHDKSERSAAPMVEVNCAAIPSELIESELFGHVKGAFTSAVKDRAGKFEAANKGTIFLDEIGDMSLSAQAKVLRALQEGIITRVGADSDIKIDVRVIAATNKDLKVEIAEGRFREDLYHRLAVILIKVPSLNDRRADIPALIEHFASKIAGEQGNAVKHFSADAVRQLQEYDWTGNIRELRNVIERLIILGGNEISESDVNAFASK
- a CDS encoding ABC transporter permease, with amino-acid sequence MSIISLIIKREFIAKVRNKSFIVMTFLSPLLFVAITAFITYLSSMKPDTKLIAIHDESGLFVNEFMALNNKNGDYKYLDLSKIDIQFLKDSIVKENFEALLYVPKTVNSKELETKIQLVSNESPSIGFIESTQGIIADKLTKNNLELAHLDTLAIRKAKAQVVFKLSKASGEESLRGLNEIKIGIGGAFGYLIMMFIIIYGNMVMRSVIEEKTNRIVEIIISSVKPFQLMMGKIIGTSLAGLLQFLIWTVIGLSLMFAASAFFGVNIGPTSRVSPEIMHAAQQELTGTAQMYIKEIWNLPIAGILIGFVVYFIGGYFLYSSFYAAIGAAVDNQTDSQQFLLPIIMPLMLSVYIGFFTVINNPHGTVAVVFSMIPLTSPIVMLMRIPFGVPWWQIAISVSLLFGTFFGVVWFAAKIYRVGILMYGKKPSWKELYKWLKY
- a CDS encoding DEAD/DEAH box helicase translates to MKLKKINQVLQEALIDSGLTEANDMQKETFSTIKSGADAIIVSSKGSGKSTTIVLNVIQQLVCEGEESPRALIIVEDKAKVLAMEELFENLGKFTNLRVYGVHEKGDMDYDKNYISAGIDVLIGTPAKLSDMFSTAGYNVNRLRMFILDDADSILKLRHEPKIMRISNSIAKTQRIIFTDQLTERIEILAEKMLVEPYVFDFEEEYDEDEDDFDEEESVFHDIDDFEEEDEEIDDNEEE
- a CDS encoding ABC transporter ATP-binding protein, translated to MSSILEVNKVIKQYGDYVALNEVSLNVPKGSIYGLLGPNGAGKTSLIRIINQITMPDSGEIILDGEKLLPKHIQHIGYLPEERGLYSTMKVGEQCLYLAQMKGLSKAEAKKQLEYWFDRLGIQGWWNKKIQELSKGMAQKIQFVVCVLHKPKLLIFDEPFSGFDPVNANVIKDEILALKEDGATIIFSTHRMESVEELCDHIALIHKSNKLIEGKLIDVKRQFKTNSFEVGILSDNVEGLMFDITQKFKVGSANFKSLNDEIKLEIQIGNASPNELLHVLTQRGQVTHFVEKIPSVNDIFIQTVSK